In one window of Chloroflexota bacterium DNA:
- a CDS encoding ribbon-helix-helix protein, CopG family produces the protein MIRTQISLTEAQVQRLRREARRRHVSLAAVIRDAVDRVVPDEDARQSGRIDRLLAAAGSAASGTGSVARDHDAVLAGDRW, from the coding sequence ATGATCCGGACACAGATCTCCCTGACTGAAGCTCAGGTGCAACGACTCCGTCGGGAGGCGCGCCGACGGCACGTGTCCCTTGCGGCGGTCATCCGCGACGCGGTCGACCGGGTCGTGCCCGACGAGGACGCCCGGCAGAGCGGCCGCATCGACAGGCTCCTGGCCGCGGCCGGCTCGGCGGCATCCGGAACGGGCTCGGTTGCGCGAGATCACGACGCCGTGCTGGCGGGAGACCGTTGGTGA